A region from the Desulfitobacterium dehalogenans ATCC 51507 genome encodes:
- a CDS encoding HNH endonuclease — protein sequence MLAVCDGDKFYNNRPWRRMRRDILRRDNIECQKCKAEGRVGKGESVHHIKHLREFPLLALINSNLVTLCLACHNEEHPEKVCRPVWADCIVAQKWHTLTPYPW from the coding sequence ATGTTAGCGGTATGTGATGGCGATAAGTTTTATAACAACAGGCCATGGCGACGAATGCGGAGAGATATCCTGCGTCGAGACAATATAGAGTGCCAGAAATGCAAGGCAGAGGGCAGAGTTGGCAAGGGCGAATCAGTGCATCACATTAAGCACTTAAGGGAGTTTCCCTTGCTGGCTTTGATAAATAGTAATCTGGTGACTTTATGTCTTGCTTGTCACAATGAGGAGCATCCGGAAAAAGTTTGCCGTCCGGTATGGGCTGATTGCATAGTGGCACAAAAATGGCACACTTTGACGCCTTATCCGTGGTAA
- a CDS encoding Ltp family lipoprotein, translating to MIALLTGCGSDDAAKVKQDNSVQQKETQKEAQKEPTQDELNEQLKKEAVPANFTEIDSYRIAKDTKLTAKGEVTSIEKDGALGVFTLTTTEGDGYGMYSITNFSSAEVSEGDNVEIWGVYSDKNNVGMPSITATIIEKAERKKGFQEENPVKKPEKQVTETLSQKNAVAMANDYLDYTAFSKSGLIEQLEYEGFSNEDATYAVNKISVDWKEQAVNMANDYLDYTSFSRSGLIEQLEYEGFSNEDAVYAVDQIGL from the coding sequence ATGATTGCTTTGTTGACTGGATGTGGGAGTGATGACGCCGCAAAGGTAAAACAAGATAACTCAGTGCAGCAAAAGGAGACACAAAAAGAGGCACAAAAAGAGCCGACTCAAGATGAGCTAAATGAACAGCTAAAAAAGGAAGCAGTGCCAGCAAATTTTACAGAGATAGACAGCTATAGGATAGCTAAGGATACAAAGTTAACCGCAAAGGGCGAAGTAACCTCTATCGAAAAAGACGGTGCTTTAGGTGTATTCACGCTAACCACTACCGAAGGCGATGGGTATGGGATGTACTCAATAACCAATTTTTCTTCTGCTGAGGTATCAGAGGGCGACAACGTAGAGATATGGGGGGTATACAGTGACAAAAACAATGTGGGGATGCCTTCAATCACGGCTACGATCATAGAGAAAGCAGAAAGGAAAAAAGGCTTCCAAGAAGAAAATCCCGTTAAAAAACCAGAAAAACAGGTTACTGAAACTCTATCACAAAAAAACGCAGTGGCTATGGCTAATGATTATTTAGATTATACTGCATTCTCTAAAAGTGGGTTAATAGAACAACTAGAATATGAGGGCTTTAGCAATGAGGATGCCACTTATGCTGTAAATAAAATAAGTGTCGATTGGAAAGAGCAAGCGGTAAACATGGCTAATGATTATTTAGATTACACTTCTTTCTCTAGAAGCGGACTAATAGAGCAATTAGAATACGAAGGCTTTAGTAACGAAGATGCGGTTTATGCTGTAGATCAAATAGGGCTTTAA
- a CDS encoding sigma-54 interaction domain-containing protein produces MVQQLKRVEMRDSRRIEEELKALYNSIQEAIEVAGKDGTIQYVNPYFSRLTGISPYERVGKNIFELSPEGTLARVLRTHEPIYAHRSIMEECDIEIIANAYPIVIEGNIEAALVVFQQLTEASKLGEEIVASKQMIQALTARVDQMASSSYTFDDVLGSHPDFAFIRNKARRSAETHSPIIIMGESGSGKELFAHAIHSGSMRSHKPFIKVDCANIPESLLEVELLGYEKKSQDRASERKLGKLECASGGTLFLDEIGLLNDYLQDKLLHILLEKKFQPVDGTQTIELDIRIITATNRDLRDMVEKGQFSADLYHLLNGIEIQIPPLRMHKEDALTYAQSFIYKANRKLGKHVIGITTQAEQLLLDYHWPGNIRELKKVIEMAMDSVEGDMLNIKDFASLVDIVNKTEEIHYREPMALDELEKRMIRLALDRYGNSVEGKKRAAGVLNISLATLYNKLKTLEDNA; encoded by the coding sequence GTGGTACAACAACTAAAGAGAGTGGAGATGAGGGATAGTAGACGGATAGAAGAAGAACTTAAAGCACTCTATAATTCGATTCAAGAAGCCATAGAAGTCGCAGGAAAAGACGGTACTATTCAATATGTCAACCCATATTTCAGCCGTTTGACAGGCATATCCCCTTATGAAAGAGTCGGCAAGAATATATTCGAACTCTCACCTGAAGGAACACTGGCAAGAGTACTGAGGACCCATGAACCAATATATGCTCATCGGTCCATTATGGAAGAGTGTGATATTGAAATTATTGCCAATGCTTATCCTATAGTTATTGAGGGGAATATCGAAGCGGCACTTGTAGTTTTTCAGCAACTGACGGAAGCTTCTAAGCTCGGTGAGGAGATTGTAGCGTCAAAACAAATGATTCAGGCCCTTACAGCCCGAGTAGATCAGATGGCATCCAGTTCATATACCTTTGACGATGTTTTAGGGAGTCACCCGGATTTTGCTTTTATCCGGAATAAGGCACGTCGCTCTGCAGAGACCCATTCACCCATTATCATTATGGGTGAAAGTGGTTCCGGAAAAGAGCTTTTTGCCCATGCTATTCATAGTGGCAGTATGCGCAGTCATAAACCCTTTATAAAAGTGGATTGCGCTAATATACCGGAAAGTCTTCTGGAAGTCGAATTACTGGGCTACGAGAAAAAGAGCCAGGACAGGGCTTCCGAGCGCAAGCTGGGAAAATTGGAATGTGCCAGCGGAGGAACCCTGTTTCTTGATGAAATAGGGCTGCTCAATGACTATTTACAAGATAAATTGCTTCATATTCTCCTTGAAAAGAAGTTCCAACCCGTCGATGGGACTCAGACCATTGAGCTGGATATTCGAATCATTACAGCGACTAACCGCGATTTAAGAGATATGGTGGAGAAAGGACAATTCTCAGCGGATTTATATCATTTGCTCAACGGCATTGAAATCCAAATACCCCCCTTAAGAATGCATAAAGAAGATGCCTTAACCTACGCTCAGAGCTTCATTTATAAAGCCAATCGAAAGCTTGGCAAACATGTAATTGGCATAACGACTCAGGCAGAGCAACTTTTATTGGACTACCATTGGCCGGGAAATATACGTGAGTTGAAAAAAGTTATCGAAATGGCGATGGATTCCGTGGAAGGAGATATGCTCAATATTAAAGATTTTGCCAGCCTGGTAGATATTGTTAACAAGACGGAAGAGATTCACTATCGTGAGCCTATGGCTCTTGATGAATTAGAAAAAAGAATGATCCGCTTGGCTTTAGATCGCTATGGTAATTCTGTGGAAGGCAAAAAGCGGGCAGCGGGTGTCCTGAATATCTCCTTGGCCACCCTCTACAATAAACTAAAAACCCTCGAGGATAATGCTTAA
- the fusA gene encoding elongation factor G: MKTYDTMNLRNICLVGHGGAGKTSLAEACLFNSGAITRMGKVSEGNTMSDSLPEEIKHKVSISTSLIPVEWQGYKINILDTPGYSDFFGEVKSALRVAESGVAVLCGVSGLEVQAELILDLMEEQKLPRVIFINKLERENANFEKVLSQLIETFPNMRFAPLTLPIGHEDQFQGVVDIIERKAYIYENNASGKYTVKDIPSDLLADVEHYREILAEAVAEADDDILTKYLDGETLSDDDLRQALKSALEQDLTVPVLAGSAFKNVGIGNLLDFFVQYAPVPQVKEEKSALIFKTLADPYVGKMSFIRVYGGKLQGDSMVYNAQKEKEEKISTPFILRGKNQDPVQIVPAGDIAVVAKLQEAATGDTLCSKDNSVHLEGIDLPVPRLPVAIAPKSKGDEDKLGSALARLVEEDPTMRVEKNVETKELILYGMGEMHVEILMEKLQRKFGVGVEMKIPRVPYRETIKKPVKVEGKHKKQSGGHGQYGHVWISMEPLMDGEFEFAEEVFGGAVPRQYFPAVEKGIREAMVEGVLAGYPVTGFKVTLTDGSYHSVDSSEMAFKLASIIAFRKGAEMAKPTLLEPISEVEIRVPEAYMGDVIGDINGKRGRVLGMEADGKFQVIKAHVPQSEMMRYAIDLKSMTQGRGSFDIRFLKYDEVPTKISEGIISELKAAQGN; encoded by the coding sequence TTGAAGACCTATGACACTATGAATCTACGCAACATTTGCCTAGTAGGGCACGGAGGGGCAGGGAAGACGTCTTTGGCGGAAGCTTGTCTCTTTAACTCAGGCGCGATTACCCGCATGGGAAAAGTGTCTGAAGGGAATACTATGTCGGATTCTTTGCCAGAAGAAATTAAACACAAGGTTTCGATCAGTACCAGTCTTATTCCAGTTGAATGGCAGGGCTATAAAATCAATATCCTTGATACTCCAGGATATTCTGATTTTTTTGGTGAGGTTAAGTCTGCCCTTAGAGTGGCAGAGAGCGGGGTTGCTGTTCTGTGCGGCGTATCAGGTCTTGAAGTACAAGCTGAGCTTATTCTTGACTTGATGGAAGAGCAGAAGTTACCCCGCGTTATTTTTATTAATAAATTAGAGCGTGAGAATGCTAATTTTGAAAAAGTTTTAAGTCAACTTATAGAAACCTTCCCCAATATGCGTTTTGCCCCGCTAACTCTTCCTATAGGTCATGAAGATCAATTTCAGGGTGTCGTAGATATCATAGAACGTAAGGCTTATATCTATGAAAACAACGCCAGCGGGAAATACACAGTTAAAGATATCCCATCAGATCTTCTTGCAGATGTCGAACACTATCGAGAAATATTAGCTGAGGCGGTAGCCGAAGCTGATGATGATATATTGACAAAATATCTTGATGGAGAAACTTTAAGCGATGACGACCTTCGTCAAGCCTTGAAAAGTGCTTTAGAACAGGATTTAACCGTTCCGGTCCTTGCGGGTTCAGCCTTCAAAAATGTAGGAATTGGGAATTTGCTTGACTTCTTTGTTCAATACGCCCCGGTTCCCCAAGTTAAAGAAGAGAAAAGTGCCCTTATCTTTAAAACTCTGGCCGACCCCTATGTCGGTAAGATGAGTTTTATCAGGGTCTATGGAGGAAAGCTCCAAGGGGACAGTATGGTGTATAATGCTCAAAAAGAAAAAGAAGAAAAAATAAGTACTCCCTTTATTCTGCGGGGAAAAAATCAGGACCCAGTTCAAATCGTTCCGGCAGGAGATATCGCCGTAGTGGCTAAGCTTCAGGAAGCAGCTACAGGAGATACTCTATGTTCCAAAGACAATTCCGTGCATTTAGAGGGTATCGATTTACCTGTTCCTCGTTTGCCTGTAGCCATCGCCCCCAAAAGCAAGGGAGATGAAGATAAACTGGGGAGTGCTCTCGCTCGATTGGTGGAGGAAGACCCCACTATGCGTGTGGAGAAGAATGTAGAGACTAAAGAACTGATTCTCTATGGTATGGGCGAAATGCATGTTGAGATCCTCATGGAGAAGCTGCAAAGGAAATTTGGCGTTGGGGTAGAGATGAAAATCCCTCGGGTTCCCTATCGGGAAACCATTAAAAAGCCTGTTAAAGTGGAAGGAAAGCACAAAAAGCAAAGTGGCGGACATGGACAATATGGTCATGTCTGGATAAGCATGGAGCCTCTCATGGACGGCGAGTTTGAATTTGCAGAGGAAGTGTTCGGGGGCGCTGTACCAAGGCAATACTTCCCAGCTGTAGAAAAGGGAATTCGTGAAGCTATGGTGGAAGGAGTGCTGGCCGGATATCCTGTCACCGGATTTAAGGTGACCTTGACCGATGGCTCATACCATAGTGTGGATTCTTCCGAAATGGCCTTCAAGCTGGCTTCCATTATTGCCTTCCGTAAAGGAGCAGAAATGGCGAAACCCACTTTGCTGGAGCCGATTTCAGAGGTTGAGATCCGGGTGCCGGAAGCCTATATGGGTGATGTTATCGGTGACATCAACGGCAAACGAGGCAGGGTCTTGGGAATGGAGGCCGATGGTAAATTCCAAGTGATAAAAGCTCATGTGCCCCAATCGGAAATGATGCGTTACGCTATTGACTTAAAATCCATGACCCAAGGACGAGGCAGTTTTGATATCCGATTCTTGAAATATGATGAAGTACCTACTAAAATCAGTGAAGGAATTATCAGTGAGCTTAAAGCAGCTCAGGGAAATTAA
- the iadA gene encoding beta-aspartyl-peptidase, whose product MWTLIKNARIFAPELLQERDLLLVGNRVAALGDDLSLPPYVNGEVYDLHGHYLVPGFIDAHVHICGGGGEAGPSSRTPEVQLSQLTQAGITTVVGCLGTDSISRSMEELLVKANALEEEGLTCFVYSGGYQADRMIFDTLRKDLVLIDKVIGAGEIAISDHRSAQPQKSELEHLAAEARVGGMLGHKAGVIHIHLGEGKRGLSPIIKIIEETEIPISQFMPTHINRKETLLEQGVEFLKAGGTIDLTAGCDDFEPHLQVPFVLKSLYEQGLLNDRVTVTSDGNGSLPQFSEAGILVGMGIGSVYVLWRDIREAILRYKIPLDIALRTITSNPARILQLKNKGMIREGYDGDLVALSDDLMIEKVWAKGRIMIHDRKPVVFGVYETSLASHLQTVETPRLVKG is encoded by the coding sequence ATGTGGACATTAATCAAAAATGCCAGAATATTCGCTCCGGAACTGCTGCAGGAGCGGGATCTTCTTCTTGTGGGAAATCGGGTTGCAGCACTGGGCGATGACCTATCCCTTCCTCCCTATGTGAATGGTGAGGTATATGATCTTCATGGACACTATCTTGTACCTGGCTTTATTGACGCTCATGTCCATATCTGCGGGGGAGGGGGAGAAGCGGGACCCAGCTCCAGGACTCCCGAGGTTCAGCTTTCTCAACTGACTCAGGCCGGAATAACCACTGTAGTAGGATGTTTGGGAACGGATTCTATCTCTCGTTCTATGGAGGAACTTCTAGTTAAGGCTAATGCCCTGGAAGAAGAAGGATTAACGTGCTTTGTCTATAGCGGCGGTTATCAAGCAGATAGAATGATTTTTGATACCTTGCGCAAGGACTTAGTCTTAATCGATAAAGTGATTGGGGCGGGTGAGATTGCAATTTCTGACCATCGTTCCGCCCAACCCCAAAAATCTGAGCTTGAGCATCTTGCTGCTGAAGCTCGAGTAGGAGGGATGCTAGGACATAAAGCGGGAGTTATTCATATTCACCTGGGTGAAGGGAAGAGAGGTTTGTCCCCAATCATTAAGATAATTGAGGAGACTGAAATTCCTATTAGCCAATTTATGCCAACTCATATCAATCGAAAGGAAACGCTCTTAGAGCAAGGAGTAGAGTTTCTCAAAGCAGGTGGCACAATTGATTTAACAGCAGGTTGCGATGATTTTGAACCGCATTTACAGGTTCCTTTCGTTTTAAAATCTCTTTACGAACAGGGATTACTCAACGACCGTGTGACGGTTACTTCAGACGGAAATGGCAGCCTTCCACAATTTAGCGAGGCTGGGATCCTTGTCGGTATGGGAATAGGTTCCGTTTATGTTCTTTGGCGCGATATTCGGGAGGCCATACTTCGGTATAAAATACCCCTTGACATCGCACTGAGAACGATTACTTCTAATCCCGCCCGTATTCTTCAATTAAAAAACAAAGGCATGATTCGGGAAGGCTATGACGGTGATTTGGTTGCCTTGTCCGATGACTTGATGATTGAGAAGGTGTGGGCTAAGGGAAGAATTATGATTCATGACCGTAAACCTGTTGTTTTTGGGGTATACGAGACATCATTGGCGAGTCATCTTCAGACTGTAGAAACTCCACGATTAGTCAAAGGTTAG